From the Rhodopirellula bahusiensis genome, one window contains:
- a CDS encoding malate synthase, glyoxysoomal → MKSTVPYLFALLIGATLAPAASAQGLDDLFSASPQRDTPQRNAERLALPPMTPAVADVEADPVDSPSDRKLVHSAGSVAEEMPSMAMQLRQARALEASRQRQARLEASYWASNPNLRPAWDSNFGQHQYRNRIIYYVPAYIRNR, encoded by the coding sequence GATCGGTGCAACCTTGGCCCCAGCTGCTTCGGCACAGGGATTGGACGATCTCTTTTCGGCTTCGCCACAACGAGACACGCCCCAAAGAAACGCTGAGCGTTTGGCGTTGCCTCCAATGACGCCCGCGGTAGCCGACGTGGAAGCCGATCCGGTGGACAGCCCATCGGATCGCAAACTGGTCCACTCCGCCGGCTCGGTCGCGGAAGAAATGCCATCGATGGCGATGCAACTGCGTCAGGCGCGTGCTCTGGAAGCATCACGACAACGTCAAGCCCGCCTGGAAGCGTCGTACTGGGCGAGCAACCCGAACTTGCGTCCCGCCTGGGACAGTAACTTTGGCCAGCACCAGTATCGCAATCGAATCATTTACTACGTGCCAGCGTACATTCGCAATCGCTGA